The Opisthocomus hoazin isolate bOpiHoa1 chromosome 32, bOpiHoa1.hap1, whole genome shotgun sequence genome includes a window with the following:
- the LOC104338540 gene encoding keratin, type II cytoskeletal 6C-like, which translates to MSRQSICRSFGGGSKRGYSSCSAIGGGFGGSGGRSRISYSSFSTSRGIGGGGYCGGFSSRSLHNLGGSGRISMGGSYGGGYGCRIGGFGGGYGGGFGSIGGGIIGGGIGSFGGPVRGGPGFPAGIQPVQVDPTLLRPVHVDIDPQIQQVKCQEKEQIKTLNNQFASFIDKVRFLEQQNKVLSTKWELLQQQGPSGPRKNLDVIFENYIQNLRRKLESLLSQRGQLESELQNMRQYVEEYKTKYEDEINRRTAAENEFVVLKKDVDCAYMTKVELEAKVGALTDEINFLRNIYEEELSQMQTISRDLSVVVSMDNNRHLDLDSIIEDVRRQYEQIAQNSRAEAEAWYQSRYEELQSTAGRHGDSLRNTKIEIQELTRNIQRLRAEIENVKKQNQQLQAAIAEAEERGEMALKDARRKLEELECALNKDKEELARLLKEYQELLNTKIALDVEIAMYRKLLEGEENRLCGDNPSNVNVSVVGRTTIGGGRVGGFGAGSGLGGGVCVVGGGNIVGGNCGVGGGILSGGFSSGSGRVCSSGGGNFVAGGGSSSVRRCVTTTTVKSSGVKY; encoded by the exons ATGTCTCGGCAGTCGATCTGCAGAAGCTTTGGAGGCGGAAGCAAAAGGGGATACAGCTCTTGCTCTGCCATTGGTGGTGGCTTCGGAGGAAGCGGGGGCAGAAGCAGGATCAGCTATAGCTCGTTCTCCACGTCCAGGGGAATTGGAGGCGGTGGATATTGTGGAGGTTTTAGCAGCAGGAGCCTCCACAACCTGGGTGGCAGCGGAAGAATTTCCATGGGTGGCTCTTATGGCGGTGGATACGGATGTAGAATTGGTGGCTTTGGTGGAGGCTATGGAGGAGGATTTGGCAGCATTGGAGGAGGTATCATTGGTGGAGGAATaggcagctttggtggtcctgtGAGAGGTGGTCCTGGGTTCCCTGCAGGCATCCAACCGGTGCAGGTTGACCCAACCCTCCTGCGGCCAGTCCATGTTGACATTGATCCTCAGATCCAACAAGTGAAGTGCCAGGAGAAGGAACAGATCAAGACCCTTAACAATCAGTTTGCCTCTTTCATTGACAAG GTCCGTTTCCTGGAGCAACAGAACAAGGTCCTCTCCACCAAGTgggagctcctccagcagcaaggGCCTTCAGGGCCGAGGAAGAACCTCGATGTCATCTTTGAAAATTACATCCAGAACCTGAGGAGGAAGCTGGAATCTCTCCTGTCACAGAGGGGACAGTTGGAGTCAGAGCTGCAGAACATGCGGCAGTACGTGGAGGAGTACAAAACCAa GTACGAAGACGAAATCAACAGGCGCACCGCTGCTGAGAACGAGTTTGTGGTGCTCAAGAAG GATGTGGACTGTGCCTACATGACTAAAGTAGAGTTGGAAGCCAAGGTGGGAGCTCTGACCGACGAAATCAACTTCCTGAGGAACATCTACGAGGAG GAACTGTCTCAGATGCAGACAATCAGCCGGGACTTGTCCGTGGTGGTGTCTATGGACAACAACCGTCACCTGGATTTGGACAGCATCATCGAGGACGTCAGGCGCCAGTATGAGCAGATTGCGCAGAACAGCCGGGCTGAAGCTGAGGCCTGGTACCAGAGCCGG TACGAAGagctgcagagcactgctggAAGGCATGGGGACAGCCTCCGCAACACCAAGATAGAGATCCAGGAGTTGACCAGGAACATccagaggctgcgggctgagatTGAGAACGTGAAGAAGCAG aaccagcagctgcaggcagctatTGCCGAGGCCGAGGAGCGGGGTGAGATGGCCCTGAAGGACGCCAGGAGGAAACTGGAAGAGCTGGAATGTGCCCTGAACAAAGACAAGGAGGAGCTGGCTCGCTTGCTGAAGGAGTACCAGGAGCTGCTGAACACCAAGATTGCCCTGGACGTGGAGATTGCCATGTACAGgaagctgctggagggagaggagaacag GCTCTGTGGAGATAACCCATCCAATGTAAATGTCT CTGTGGTAGGCAGAACCACCATTGGTGGAGGCAGAGTTGGTGGCTTTGGAGCCGGCAGTGGCCTGGGAGGAGGAGTATGTGTGGTCGGAGGAGGAAACATCGTTGGAGGCAACTGCGGTGTGGGAGGAGGAATCCTCAGCGGTGGCTTCTCTTCTGGGAGTGGAAGAGTGTGCAGCTCCGGAGGTGGCAACTTCGTTGCAGGGGGTGGATCCTCTTCTGTGCGGAGATGTGTCACAACTACAACGGTCAAATCTTCAGGTGTAAAATACTGA
- the LOC104338542 gene encoding keratin, type II cytoskeletal 8 — METNSSRTYKGEIPSLPPEELRILHSHFSYCFTTFPTCSLVFSQRSESDAMSQHFSRFGDGNFSSSSAHCGTLRGGRSSSTLSHCEDNRREEIYSGYGYGYGYGSRSLHNLGGFRNISAGGGYGGEGSGYGRCLGFGGRRHLDRGFGRKGYFVGAFQGGEAGLGSMYGGSSGREVLGEDLGRSAFGEQAAGQGVGQAGVSRGIEEVHVNTNLLRPIQVQVDPEFQRVRSDEKEQIKALNNKFASFIDKVQCLERQNQALLAKWELLQQQSTRPEESRNIASFFQSYISNLQRQLETLQNQKEQLDPEAYNMLQLVDDYKKRFEDEINKRTSKEEEFVELKKELDSAYMGKMEFDVRVEILRQELEFLRCLHEAELSQLQTVIGNTNVVLSMDNHRELNMDGIIEEVRQEYETVAQRSKAEVDAKYQGRYQDLQNMWVNQREQLRNSYQEIQELTRQIQRLQPEIEIARKKHTSLQGTIKDAEQRGSSAIKDGQQKLQELENALQQAKADLTRLLHDYQELLNVKLALDIEIAMYRSLLEEEEIR, encoded by the exons ATGGAGACTAACTCCTCCAGAACATATAAAGGAGAAATTCCGTCACTCCCACCCGAGGAGCTGAGGATCCTTCACTCGCATTTCTCCTACTGTTTTACAACCTTCCCCACCTGCTCTCTCGTCTTCTCTCAACGCTCCGAAAGTGACGCTATGAGCCAACATTTCTCCAGATTTGGGGATGGGAATTTCAGTTCTTCTTCCGCTCACTGTGGCACACTGAGGGGTGGGAGAAGTTCATCAACCCTAAGTCACTGCGAAgacaacagaagagaagaaatataCAGTGGTTATGGGTATGGTTATGGTTATGGCAGCAGAAGTCTCCACAACCTTGGTGGGTTTAGGAATATTTCTGCTGGTGGAGGCTACGGAGGAGAAGGAAGCGGATACGGAAGGTGCCTGGGATTTGGTGGTAGGAGACATCTTGACAGGGGCTTTGGCAGAAAAGGATATTTTGTGGGAGCTTTTCAAGGTGGTGAAGCAGGGCTTGGTAGCATGTATGGAGGAAGTTCAGGCAGGGAGGTACTTGGAGAAGATCTTGGTAGAAGTGCCTTTGGTGAACAAGCGGCTGGACAGGGTGTTGGGCAGGCTGGTGTCAGCAGAGGCATCGAGGAGGTCCATGTCAATACCAACCTGCTGAGGCCAATACAAGTTCAAGTTGACCCCGAGTTCCAGAGAGTGCGGTCTGATGAGAAAGAGCAGATTAAGGCTCTCAACAACAAATTTGCATCATTCATCGATAAG GTTCAATGTCTTGAGCGGCAGAACCAGGCTCTGCTGGCCAAATGGGaacttctgcagcagcaaagtACCCGACCAGAAGAGAGCAGAAACATTGCCTCTTTCTTCCAATCTTACATCAGCAACTTGCAGAGGCAGCTGGAAACGCTCCAGAACCAGAAGGAGCAGCTGGATCCGGAAGCATATAATATGCTTCAGCTTGTTGATGATTACAAAAAGAG ATTCGAGGATGAGATCAACAAGCGCACGTCGAAAGAAGAGGAGTTTGTGGAGCTTAAAAAG GAACTGGACAGTGCCTACATGGGAAAAATGGAGTTTGATGTTCGGGTCGAAATACTGAGGCAGGAGCTTGAGTTCCTCAGATGCTTACATGAAGCT gagctgtcccagctgcaaacAGTAATTGGCAACACCAATGTGGTTCTGTCCATGGACAACCACAGAGAACTGAACATGGATGGCATCATTGAAGAAGTCAGGCAGGAGTATGAGACAGTTGCTCAGAGAAGCAAAGCTGAAGTAGATGCCAAGTACCAGGGCAGG TACCAGGACCTTCAGAACATGTGGGTAAATCAACGTGAGCAACTGAGGAACAGTTACCAGGAAATTCAGGAACTTACCAGGCAGATCCAAAGACTCCAACCAGAAATTGAAATTGCAAGGAAAAAG CACACCAGCCTCCAAGGAACCATTAAAGATGCTGAGCAGCGTGGGAGCTCTGCCATCAAAGACGGCCAGCAAAAGCTTCAGGAGTTGGAAAATGCCCTGCAGCAGGCCAAAGCTGATCTCACTCGCCTTCTTCATGATTATCAGGAGCTCCTGAATGTGAAATTGGCCCTGGATATTGAAATTGCCATGTATAGATCACTGCTTGAGGAGGAGGAGATCAGGTAG